In Corticium candelabrum chromosome 1, ooCorCand1.1, whole genome shotgun sequence, the genomic stretch TATGTCAGCTTTAAACCGTCGTGTTGAAGGAGTAGAGAGAAAACCTGCTGGTTTAATTTTCAGGAACAATGAAATTCTTCAGATCCAGTTTGATCACAGTCAACTTGTGTCACTGTTCCAAGTTCTTTCTTTGTGTCTTGCAGCCACAACGTGAAGCGACGCTTTCGTACTGAAGGAGTATAAAAGTCAAAGTCATAACAAATTCCAGTACCTGTAGACTTTAGTCCATCAGTGTGCTCTGCAAGTAACCTATGGAGGTAGTCAATGTCCAAGCCAGCAACTCCAGACTCAAAGCAGCTGCGTAAATTGGGacctttgtttgcttttgacAAAATTGTTTTTACTGAGACAGTACCATCACCTAGGCAAAAAAACATGAACACATGTAAAAAATACAGTAGACACACCGTTCTTGTCAATCACATTACTATGAGCGATGTTTGAAAAAAGTAAATAACCAAGATGTACCCATAAGTCAACTGTCATTGGTGATGTACTTGGCTGCTTGTCAACATCTTTTCTCATGAGTGTGAGTACTTCCTCTGCAGCCTGCATCCATTTAGCACTGTGACTTTCCTGAGCTTTTGATGCAGACAACACATCTTTAGCATCCTTTATAAAGCCAAAGTCTTAAAATGGCAATAGATTAATATAACATATAAACAATACACATACCAATGATAGAGCATGTTGTGTAGGAACAAGTCTGTAGTACTTGGATCTTCGACctggtatttttgtttgtttccaaCACATTTCGTTGTCGCTTTCTATTAGTGAAGGATCTATTGTCAATTCCCACTTCACACAATCATGTTTAGCATCTCTTTTGCTCTGAAACATTGTCACAAGTAACAGTTGAGACAAATAGCAATATTGCAACATAGTTTCAAGCAAAACGTCTTACTATGACTCTTAAGACCTCTATTTTGGCTTTTTCAATTGCTTCTTCTTTTTCAGCTTCAATAAAAATCCGATTTGGAACAGAACGCTTAGTAAAAAGTTGAGCTCCTGTGTTTGTGCTGATTTGTTGGATCCTAAAGCCTCCCTTCCCAATTACAAATCCCATGTCGCTTTCCTTTACTTCAATATGACTTCTAATCATCTCTCGCCGCCGTGCTACCCTGTAATCAGTTGCGTTACACATGACTATACTTagaatatatatacatatatacacaaaaacacacacatacacacacacaacaacaacaacaacaacaactacccTCTAAACTAATTCCCATGCGCCATAGCTGGTCTACATTGACAAGTGCCAAtctatattttattttatatggAGTTTAATTAACCAGTTAAACATAGTTGAATTCGTCTGGAGATGCGCTGCTGAGCGCAAGCGCACGGCGGACTCACGAGGGCCTGCGTTGAACGGAGCATGCGCATCGCCAGCGACTATCCAGCACGCCATAGCCAGCAAGCATCCCAGAGCGCGTGTGTTTCGTTTCCCACCCTCCCATCCCAATGCCTGATGAGTTTGTGCTTGGGAGGTTTTTTCCCTATTCTTCATTCTATTAAATCTCCGTGGTCATCCACGCGAAAGGTGAGTTGGGTTGGAGTCCGGTCTGAAGTCCCGGATCCGCGCTGGACGTCGGTTCTCCCCGACCATGATGGGCTAGGCCAGGCTCCGCCCACTCTCCACGGCCACGCCTTCATTATGCAGGCTGGCTCTGGTAAGTGGTTGCATCAAGTCGGCAAGATGAACATCAATGGAAAACTGACGGAAGTAAGAATTCAATGATATATATGCCTTGCTCCTtacaacaataattaacaCGAGGCAAAACCTCTGGTTACGATAGGTCACGTCGACGACTCCACCACCGTTAGATGGATGTGGGTGGTACTATCTACTCAGCGTATACACATAGGTCCACAGTTACCATATGGTTGTATATGCTAAAATTGTCACAAGAACGGATGCAACCTAACAAAAAACCATAAGTGCTTCATTGTTTCGTGGACTCAACCCAAAGCTACAATATAAGACAAATTAAAGTAGTTGCATGGATATGTTgaattgtgttgtgcgtgtcaTAGTCCATTTCTCCTTTAGTAGAGTGCTGATTTGCAAATACTAGTACGTGGCCTGATCTAGTAGGCAGTGCCTCCCCGTACGGGCCACGAGAAAGAGCGATAGCTAATGAATACAGCCAAAATGAATGGCATCGGACCAGCGCGAAACATATGTTCAGACACATTCAGACACATTCGCAGTTTCAAATAGTTCGTAATTGTTATTTAGTGCGTGTtctgtgctccacccatttttgggtcacgtgcaacaaggaaaagatcgagaaatcactttgtcattcaacagcatgttatctcaaactggtaaatggataAATGTGTGCTTAGAggcatgatttcaagtttgcgtgggt encodes the following:
- the LOC134176759 gene encoding uncharacterized protein LOC134176759, producing the protein MSRGRSGSYRKDIPAGLDESSTRSRVARRREMIRSHIEVKESDMGFVIGKGGFRIQQISTNTGAQLFTKRSVPNRIFIEAEKEEAIEKAKIEVLRVISKRDAKHDCVKWELTIDPSLIESDNEMCWKQTKIPGRRSKYYRLVPTQHALSLDAKDVLSASKAQESHSAKWMQAAEEVLTLMRKDVDKQPSTSPMTVDLWVHLGYLLFSNIAHSDGTVSVKTILSKANKGPNLRSCFESGVAGLDIDYLHRLLAEHTDGLKSTGTGICYDFDFYTPSVRKRRFTLWLQDTKKELGTVTQVDCDQTGSEEFHCS